CGAAGCGCGAAATCGTCGAGGCCGACCCGGTGACCGGAACGTACCGTGCGACCTACGGCTACCCGTCGGAACCACCGAGCGTGGCCGTGCCGCTCGCGCTCGTGGAGGTCATCGGCGGCGTCGTGACCGACCTCGACCCGCTGTACGAGGCCGCGAGCATCGACCCGGACGCGCTGGACGAGTTGTTCCGACCGATGACGGAGAAAGCCGAGGAGTGCTGTGTGACCTTCGACTATCACGACCACGAGGTCACGGTCAAGAGCCACGGACGCATCGTCATTCGGGAGTCGGTGCGGTGAGCGACTTCGGCGTCGGAACCGCGGCGTCGAGAGGCCCGCCGGGCGACGACGGCAGGAGAGTGGAGAATCGGAACGGCGCAGTCGGGAGACGCTACGTGTCGGTTTCCTCGGCGTAGTCGATACAGCGCGCGCAGGGTTCGAGACCCTGTTGCTCGGCCTCGGCCTTCGGCAGTATTTCGTGGGCTTGGCCCGCGAACAGCGTATCTTTCTGAACGGTACCGCAGACGCTCGCGGTCGCATCCTCGTTCAACAGGTGGTAGTATCCCCCGTCGCCGGACGCGGCCTCTAAGGCGGTTATCACGTCCATGGTGATGCCCCAGCAAAAATATGTAATGAACGTACATTGCTATTCGGGATGTTGTAAGCGACCGGAACAATGCTGGCAGAGAATAGGACGACCCCACAATTATTTTTGTACTTTTAGGAATGAATAATCAATTTTTAAGCCAACAGTATACGTCTCAAACACTCTGGCCGTTTTGCGACGAGCATCCCTGTAGACGAACGCGAGTGTGTCTCACGGCGAGCGACAATCAACGCGAAATTCAGCGTCCGGTTGATTTAACCACGCTGTCTGCTGTACGGCCTGAAACGATAAGTGCGTTCGCGTCTTCTACACGTCCGTTCTGGTGGGGGACTTGATGGACGCGAGTACACGAACAGCGACGGAGGAATCGGGACGGAGAGAGGCAGTCGTAGAGTGTTCGAGAGTCACGCGGACCTACGAACGCGGCGGTGACGGCGGATGGCTGTCGTTCGGCGACGACGGCAGAGACGACCTGCCGACCGTCACGGCGCTCGACGAGGTGTCGCTGACCATCGAGCGCGGCGAGTTCGTCGGCCTGTCCGGCCCGAGCGGAAGCGGCAAGTCCACACTCATTCACCTGCTCGCGGGCCTCGACACGCCGACCGACGGGACGGTCACGCTCGCGGGCGAGGAGGTCTCTGGCCTCTCCAAGCAGGCACTCACCCGCCTGCGGTTGGAGCAGGTCGGCATCGTCTTCCAGCGGTTCCACCTCCTGCCGTCGCTCTCGGCGCGGGCCAACGTCGCCCTGCCGCTGGTCGAGCGCGGCATGGGCAAGCAAGAGCGCAGGGAGGAGGCAGGGGACCTCCTCGAACGAGTCGGACTCGGCGACCGACAGACTCACCGACCGGGCGAGATGTCCGGCGGCGAGCAACAGCGCGTGGCGGTCGCTCGGGCCTTGGCGGGCGACCCCCTCGTGGTGTTCGCCGACGAACCGACCGGCGAACTCGACACCGACACGGGCGCGACGATTCTGGACCTCCTCGGGGACCTCGCCGAGGACCGCGCGGTGGTGCTGGCGTCCCACGACGAGCAGGCGCTCGACCGGACCGACCGGGTTATTCGCCTGCGAGACGGGCAGGTGAAGTCGTCGTGAATGTGAGTCGGGTCCTCGTGAACGAGGAGAGTCGGGTCCCCGCCAAGGAGGGAACGCGGTGTCGAACCTGACCCGATGGCTCGGTCTCGTCGGGGTCGCACTCCGGCGAACTGCGACCAAGGCGACCCGGACCGCGCCGCGCCAGACCGCGGTGAGCGTCCTCGGAGTGGCCGTCGCCGTCGCGCTGATGCTGGTCGTGACCGCGACCGGACTCGGCCTCGTGCAGGGCACAACCGTCCGAGGAGACGCCGTGGACTACTGGGTCGTCCCCCAGTCGGGTGGCGCGTCCACCATGGTCGTCTCCACCGGGTCGGCCCAACTCGGCGACGTTCACGCCAAAAGCGCGAACCTGACCGCCGACCGGCGCATCGAGTACGCCAGCCCGGTCCAAATCGAGGTCCTGAAAGTCGGCACCGGCCAGAAAAGCGAGTACCTCCTCGGCGTCGGCGTCGTCCCGGACCCGCGACTCGACAGGGTGGCCGGGCTTCCGACAGCGCCGCTGACCGCGGGCGACCCCTATTTCGCTAACGGTAGCTACGACGGGACGTGGACCGGCGAGGCCGTCCTCTCGGAGGGCGCGGCCGAGAGTCTGGGCGTCGGACCCAACGCCACGCTCACGATGAAGGGCGCGCTTTCGGGGTCGGGGAAGGGCGACCTGCGAGTCACCGCGGTCGAACCCGCCAGCGTCGAGTCCGGCCTCTCGGGGATGCCCGTGATGGTGGTCCACCTGAGCGAACTGCAAGCCATCTCGGGGGCGCAGTCGGCCGACCAAGCCGACCAGATTCTGGTCCAGTCGAACGCCGGCGGTCTGGAGTCCGAACTCGAAAACAAATTCACCGGGGCGAGCGCGGTGACTCGCTCCGGGTTCACGGCCCAGAACTCGGTGGACTCGGACCTCCCGCTGGCGATGGGACTGGCGGCCCTCCTCATCGCCATCGTGGTCGGCGCGCTGTTCGTCGCCACCACGCAGGGGTTGCAGGTCGAAGCCGACAGCGAGCAGTTGGCCACCCTGACCGCAATCGGATTCTCCCGGCGAGCGAGAGCAGTTCTCCTCGTCGTCCAAGCCCTCGCGCTCACTCTCGTCGGCGGCGCGCTCGGCATCGTGCTGGCCTACGGCACGACGATTGTCACGAACTACGCCGCCACGCGGGCCATCGCGCCGGTTCCCATCGCCAACTTCCACCCCCTGCTGGTGGTCTACGGGTTGGGCGTCTCGGCGTTCATCGGGCTACTGGTCGTGCCCTACCTGCTGGCGATGGAGCGCCGTACCGAGGGCGTCGCGGAGGTGATTCGATGAGCAGACTTCTCCGAAGTCGCCTCATCGCGGCGGCCCGGAACCGGGCCGCCGAGGAGGTGAACCGATGAGCCGACTTCGGGTCGCGCTGTCCGTGGCGGGCGCGCAACTCCGCCACGACCGCGCCCGGACCGTCCTCGCGGTGGTCGGCATCGCGGTGGCGGTCCTCTCGACCACCCTGCTGGCCAGTCTCGGCTACGGGGTTTTCGAGACCGGCCAGCAGAAGTTCGACGCCTCGGGCCGGGACCTCTGGGTCACGGGCGGGTCGCTCTCGCAGGGTCCCGGCGGGTTCGGCACCTCTATCCTCGGCGCGCACAACGTCTCGGCCGACATCGAATCGCGCGAGGAGGTCAAAGCCGCGGTGCCACTCGCGTTCAGGGCCGTCTACGTCGGAAATGGCTCCGGCGGGATGCAGACGCTGGTCGGAGTCGGCGTCCCCGGCGGCGGCCCGTTCGTCAGCATCACGGAGGGTCCCGGCTTCGAGCAACCCGACGTTCACTACGCCAACGGCACCTACGAGGGGCCGATGACCAACACGGTCATCATCGACTCCCGGACTGCCGAGATGTACGACGTGGGCGTCGGCGACACGCTCCACGTCGGCGGGTCGGTCGAGAGCGCCAGAGAACACGAGTTCACGGTCGTCGGCATCTCCCCGACGTTCTCCAGCTTTCTGGGCGCACCGACCGTGACGACCCACCTGAGCGAACTACAGGAGGTCACGGGCACCACCGGGACCGACAAGGCCACGTTCATCACGGTGTCGCTGAACGACGGCGTGGACAAGTCCGCGATGGAGCAGGAACTACAGCGGGCCTACCCCGACTACAACGTCCGGACGAATCAGGAGCAGATGCGCTCGATTCTCCAGCACAACGCGGTCGTCATCGCGGTCGGCGGCGCGCTGGTGGTCCTCGCGGTGGTCGCGGGGTTCGCGCTCACGCTCAACGTCCTCTCCATCGTCGTCTTCCAGCAGAAGGAGGAACTCGCGGCGCTGACCGCGCTCGGGGTCTCGTCGAAGACGCTCGTCGGGATGGTGGCCGCGCAGGGGGTCTTGTTGGGCGCAGTCGGAGGACTCCTCGGCGTCGCGGTCACGCCGCCGTTCGTGGTCGGCCTGAACTGGGTCGCCGCCGAAATCGTCGGCTTCGAGGGACTGGTGCAGGCACCGGGGTCGGTCCTCGTCCTCGGCGGCGCAATCGCGCTGGTCATCGGGACGCTGGCGGCCGCAGTCGCCGGGTGGCGGACCCTCCGGACGGTCGGCATCGACGCGCTCTCTCGGTGACACTTCTCCTTCTGGTGAGACTCATTCTCCGGTGCCAATTTTCTCAGTGATGCAACTTTCCCGTTGCCTCTGCGAGAGTGAAGCGAGCGAGATAGCAATATTTAGATATGTTTAATGTGCCTCAATACAGTCTTACCAAACAAGGAGATGTCTTTATAGGAAGTTCGACGTAGCGCAGTCGTCACCGGGGCGCGTCTACTCCTGACGTGGGTGAGCGCTACTCTCGACCCGGAGAGCGACCACTGCGTCTCGCTACTGCGGACCTCCGCTCAGAGCGTAATCGTCTCGGACCGCTTGACCACCCTGTCGTCCGCGTCCGTGGCGCGGAGGGTCACGTCGAGGAGCGTCCCGACCGGGAACTGGAAAAGTTCCCACCCGGAGGCCGACGCGCCGGTCACGTCCTCGACCGAGAAGTTCACGTCGGCGGACCCGTCGCTAACGACGACCTCTACCACGTCGAGGTCCCCGTCGGCGTCGGCGACGGCCCACCGGACGGAGAACATTCGGCTATCGCCCAGTTGCTCGCTCTTGGAGACGGAGAACCGCTCGACGGTCGGCGCTGACCCCGCGGTTCTACCACCGTAAGCTACCTGTCCGTAGCCACCTTCGCCGAACCCGCTGGCGGGGTCTGCCGCCGTACCAGTTCCGGACCCGACAGCGACCGCCGCGGCGGCACTGCCCGCCATCTTCAGGTAGGACCGCCGGTCGAGTAGTGATGCCTCTTGCCGGTCTGCTTGCGTCTGCTCGCGTGCCATGCGTACTCAGAATCCTTCGACCACTGAGTATGAAGCTTTCGGTCTATATTTAAAATAGAGGAAAATTTGAACAATATCGGCTCGTGAGCCGAGAGACCCGAGGAGGACTACCCTTCCGCGGTCGTGGTGTCGTCCTCTTGGCCGTCCTCGGGCGGTGCCTCTCTGACCGTGACCGTGATGGTCTTGCCGAAGTCGCTGGTCAGCACGCCGAGGAAGGCCTCGCCCGGTTCGAGTCCGAGGTCGGTTCGGTCCACGCGGAACTGGACCTGTGCGGTCTCACTGGGGTCAACCTTCACGCGCTGAGTGGCGACGACGGTCCCGTTGAGTCGGAGTTGGACCGTATCGGTCACGACCTGTTCGCTCGGGTTGCGAACCTGCGAGTTCACGACAAGCGTGCCCTCGTTCAGCACTATCGTACCGGGCGCGTTCAGCGACGAGACCTGAAGCGACGGTGCCGTGGTCGTAGTCGTCTCCGCAGGTGCCTCCGTGGTGGTCTCGGTCGGTGCCGCGGTCGTGGTTTTAGTCGCCGTTTCGGTAGTCGTCGTTTCGGTCGGTGCGGCCGTCGTCGTAGTCGTCTCAGTCGTCGTTTCCGTCGTGGTCTCAGTCGGTTCCGCCGTGGTCGTCGTGTCGGTCGGTTCCGCCGTGGTCGTCGTGTCGGTCGGTTCCGCCGTGGTCGTCGTGTCGGTCGGTTCCGCCGTGGTCGTCGTGTCGGTCGGTTCTTCCGTGGTCGTCGTCTCTGCCGGCAGGTCCGGCACGTCAGCTAACTGCGACTGGATTCCCTCGGGTGCGGTCACGACGAACGTGACGTTCTGGATGGACACGTCACGGAGGACGAATTGGACCGTCTGGAGGTCCGAGGAGACCGACTGGCTCGCGTTGGCCTCGCCCAGACTCGCCGACAGCGACTCGCCGCTCAGGAGTTCGGTGAGGTCGATACGAACGGTACGGTCGCTGATGGAGACGTTCTCGACGGTAACTGTCCGGTCGGGGTCGGCCGAGTCGCCGACGACGAACGAGAGTTGGTTGACGTGAACGTTGTCGATGCGGAAGGTGAGCGTCTCTTGTGCGACAGGCTCTCGGGTCGTCGTGGTCTCAGTCGGCGCTTCCGTCGTGGTCGTCTCCGGTGTCGTGGTCGTCGTTTCCACCGTCGTAGTCGTCTCGGTGGTCGTCGTCGTCTCAGTCGGTGTCTCCGTTGTCGTAGTCGTCGCTGTCGTGGTCTCGGTTGGCGTCTCGGTCGTGGTCGTTTCGGTGGTCGTGGTTTCAGTCGGTTCCGCCGTGGTCGTCGTCTCGGTCGGTGTCGCCGTAGTCGTCGGAATCTCCTCGGTCGTGGTCTCAGTCGTGGTCGGAAGTTCGGTCGTGGTCGTTTCGGTTGTGGTAGTTTCCGTCGTGGTGGTCTCCGTCGTCGTTTCGGTTGTGGTCGTCTCTGTCGTCGTTTCGGTCGGTGCTTCCGTCGTCGTCTCTATCGCCGTGGTTTCGGTCGTCGTCTCGATTGGCGTCGTCGTTGTCGTCTCTGTCGTCGTTTCGGTGGTCGTCGCTTCCGTGGTCGTCGTCTCTGCTCCCTCCTCGACGGTCACGAAGGCGTCAGCCGCGACGACCTGATTGTCGCTGGTGTAGGGACCGTCGTCTTGGCCTTGGGAGTCCACGAAGTCGAACGTCTGGTTGTCGTTCGTGTCGCGGTAGGCGAGCGCGAGGAGCCGCTGGGACTCGCTAATCGGCTCCTCGAGGGTCACCGTGACGTCCTCGCTGACGCCCGGTTCGAGGTACTCCGAGACCCCGACCACGCTGTCGAGGACCGACCCGTTCAGCAGTTCTTGGTCGTGGATGACGACGAATCCGCCGTCGGTCAGGTTCACCTGCGAAATCGTGACCGTGGTTCCGTCCGTCGTCTGGTTCTCGAACGTGACCGTGGTGTTGTTCGTCTGTGTCTGTCGGACCACCTCTGCGGGCGGTGACTGGACCGGTTCGGCGTCGGTCTCAGTCGCCGCGAGCGAGGAGGCCGCTCCCCCGAACGTCGTCGTGACGAGTAGTATAGCCACTAAAAGTGCGCTTTTTCGACTCATTTACTTTCTCTCCCCCATCGAACAATCCACTACGATTGGTATAAATCCGCTGGCGGCCGATACCGAGGGTCTCAGCCTTGCAGGGGAGTTCCGAGACCGTTTCGGGGCGGGGCGGGACCGGGCGAGGCCTCGCTGTGGCCGGGTTCGACCGGTTCAGGCCGAGAACTTTCGGTCGAACCACTTGGGAATCGCGCTGACGACGCCGAGGCCCGGTGCGCCGTCAACCACCCAGAGCGCGAAGACGCCGAGACCGAGCGCGAACTCGAAGGTCAACAG
This genomic window from Halorussus lipolyticus contains:
- a CDS encoding HalOD1 output domain-containing protein, with protein sequence MSFEPKREIVEADPVTGTYRATYGYPSEPPSVAVPLALVEVIGGVVTDLDPLYEAASIDPDALDELFRPMTEKAEECCVTFDYHDHEVTVKSHGRIVIRESVR
- a CDS encoding ABC transporter ATP-binding protein, which codes for MDASTRTATEESGRREAVVECSRVTRTYERGGDGGWLSFGDDGRDDLPTVTALDEVSLTIERGEFVGLSGPSGSGKSTLIHLLAGLDTPTDGTVTLAGEEVSGLSKQALTRLRLEQVGIVFQRFHLLPSLSARANVALPLVERGMGKQERREEAGDLLERVGLGDRQTHRPGEMSGGEQQRVAVARALAGDPLVVFADEPTGELDTDTGATILDLLGDLAEDRAVVLASHDEQALDRTDRVIRLRDGQVKSS
- a CDS encoding ABC transporter permease, translated to MSNLTRWLGLVGVALRRTATKATRTAPRQTAVSVLGVAVAVALMLVVTATGLGLVQGTTVRGDAVDYWVVPQSGGASTMVVSTGSAQLGDVHAKSANLTADRRIEYASPVQIEVLKVGTGQKSEYLLGVGVVPDPRLDRVAGLPTAPLTAGDPYFANGSYDGTWTGEAVLSEGAAESLGVGPNATLTMKGALSGSGKGDLRVTAVEPASVESGLSGMPVMVVHLSELQAISGAQSADQADQILVQSNAGGLESELENKFTGASAVTRSGFTAQNSVDSDLPLAMGLAALLIAIVVGALFVATTQGLQVEADSEQLATLTAIGFSRRARAVLLVVQALALTLVGGALGIVLAYGTTIVTNYAATRAIAPVPIANFHPLLVVYGLGVSAFIGLLVVPYLLAMERRTEGVAEVIR
- a CDS encoding ABC transporter permease, which translates into the protein MSRLRVALSVAGAQLRHDRARTVLAVVGIAVAVLSTTLLASLGYGVFETGQQKFDASGRDLWVTGGSLSQGPGGFGTSILGAHNVSADIESREEVKAAVPLAFRAVYVGNGSGGMQTLVGVGVPGGGPFVSITEGPGFEQPDVHYANGTYEGPMTNTVIIDSRTAEMYDVGVGDTLHVGGSVESAREHEFTVVGISPTFSSFLGAPTVTTHLSELQEVTGTTGTDKATFITVSLNDGVDKSAMEQELQRAYPDYNVRTNQEQMRSILQHNAVVIAVGGALVVLAVVAGFALTLNVLSIVVFQQKEELAALTALGVSSKTLVGMVAAQGVLLGAVGGLLGVAVTPPFVVGLNWVAAEIVGFEGLVQAPGSVLVLGGAIALVIGTLAAAVAGWRTLRTVGIDALSR
- a CDS encoding DUF7282 domain-containing protein, whose protein sequence is MAILLVTTTFGGAASSLAATETDAEPVQSPPAEVVRQTQTNNTTVTFENQTTDGTTVTISQVNLTDGGFVVIHDQELLNGSVLDSVVGVSEYLEPGVSEDVTVTLEEPISESQRLLALAYRDTNDNQTFDFVDSQGQDDGPYTSDNQVVAADAFVTVEEGAETTTTEATTTETTTETTTTTPIETTTETTAIETTTEAPTETTTETTTTETTTETTTTETTTTETTTTELPTTTETTTEEIPTTTATPTETTTTAEPTETTTTETTTTETPTETTTATTTTTETPTETTTTTETTTTVETTTTTPETTTTEAPTETTTTREPVAQETLTFRIDNVHVNQLSFVVGDSADPDRTVTVENVSISDRTVRIDLTELLSGESLSASLGEANASQSVSSDLQTVQFVLRDVSIQNVTFVVTAPEGIQSQLADVPDLPAETTTTEEPTDTTTTAEPTDTTTTAEPTDTTTTAEPTDTTTTAEPTETTTETTTETTTTTAAPTETTTTETATKTTTAAPTETTTEAPAETTTTTAPSLQVSSLNAPGTIVLNEGTLVVNSQVRNPSEQVVTDTVQLRLNGTVVATQRVKVDPSETAQVQFRVDRTDLGLEPGEAFLGVLTSDFGKTITVTVREAPPEDGQEDDTTTAEG